One window from the genome of Mucilaginibacter ginsenosidivorans encodes:
- the murQ gene encoding N-acetylmuramic acid 6-phosphate etherase, producing MEKTTERDSKYNNLEQMPVSEILQSINREDHTVPVAVAKALPQIEKLVTVTAEKMKAGGRLFYIGAGTSGRLGIVDASECPPTFGVDFDRVVGIIAGGDSAIRKAVEFAEDDAEQAWKDLSVYHISEKDVLVGIAASGTTPYVIGGLQMANKNNVATGCIVCNTGSPVAAAAKFPVEVVTGPEFVTGSTRMKAGTAQKLVLNMLSTAVMIQLGRVKGNKMVDMQLSNHKLVDRGTHMVMNYTGLPEQEAADLLLKYGSVRKAVEVYMNAK from the coding sequence ATGGAAAAAACCACCGAACGCGATTCCAAATACAATAACCTGGAGCAAATGCCGGTGTCGGAGATATTGCAAAGTATTAACAGAGAGGACCATACGGTTCCGGTTGCTGTTGCAAAGGCCCTGCCCCAGATAGAAAAACTGGTAACCGTAACGGCCGAAAAAATGAAGGCCGGCGGCAGGCTTTTCTATATCGGAGCGGGCACAAGCGGTCGGCTGGGGATAGTAGACGCATCGGAATGCCCGCCTACTTTCGGGGTTGATTTTGATCGTGTAGTGGGGATCATAGCCGGCGGCGACAGCGCCATTCGCAAAGCCGTTGAATTCGCCGAGGATGACGCTGAACAAGCCTGGAAGGACCTGTCTGTATACCATATCAGCGAAAAAGATGTTTTGGTAGGTATAGCGGCATCGGGCACTACCCCTTACGTAATAGGCGGACTGCAGATGGCAAATAAAAATAATGTGGCCACGGGCTGCATTGTGTGTAATACCGGCAGCCCGGTGGCTGCGGCGGCCAAATTCCCGGTAGAGGTTGTAACCGGTCCGGAATTTGTGACCGGGTCGACACGCATGAAAGCAGGAACGGCCCAAAAACTGGTGCTGAACATGCTATCGACCGCTGTAATGATACAATTAGGAAGGGTAAAAGGTAATAAAATGGTGGATATGCAGCTATCCAACCATAAGCTGGTCGACCGCGGTACGCATATGGTGATGAATTACACCGGTCTGCCGGAACAGGAGGCCGCCGACCTGCTGCTAAAGTACGGCAGCGTGCGAAAAGCGGTGGAAGTTTATATGAACGCTAAGTAA